A region of the Microbaculum marinisediminis genome:
TCCCGATGTTTTCGCAGAACGCCGCGAAATAGTTGTCTTCTCGCCGCAGCTTCTCGTAGTCGAGCAGCGATAGGTTGCCTCCGGAAAAAACGCTCCATGGCTCAAGCATTTCACGGATGTTTAGAAGCCGGTTCCTGTTCTCGACCAGGAATTCGAAAATATTTCGGGATTCTGTCGAGACGACACTGGTGATGCGCTCGCGATAAATCGACTCGATATACTGGTCGGACCGTCGGATCGTGGCGATCACCCGTCGGTTCGGGAACGCGCGAAGAAATTCATCCGCGCGGTCAACGTATTCTCGGCGAACCTCGTCGGTCGTGAATGGGAAGCAAAGATTCTCGCAGCTAAGTACGATCTTCTTGCAGCCGGAATCGACGATTTCTTTTTCCAGCTCATCGAAAACAGTGCGGTCATTGTTTGTGATCGCGCGCGCGATGGCCTGGTGTCCGGGCGTCCCTTCGGGCTTCAGCGAAACGCCGCGATGATCGACAAATCCGGTTTTCGGGAACAGGACGCCGATCCGTCGAAGGGCCTCGTCATTGCGAACAAACTGGCGCTGCAGGTGAGTCGTGCCGGTCTTGTGCAGGCCGACATGCACGATCAACTCGCGATCCGGATAGCTCTGTGCGGTCTTCACCGGCGTGGGGCCGGCAGGCTCCGGCTTGGGCAACCGTGCCGCGTTGGCCTGCCTCGCCATCTCCTGCAGGCTTCGGACGTTGTCCCAGTCCTGGGAGACGATTCCGCGCCACACGGCGGTTGCCAGGTCGGGGGAGAAAAGTTCGCCCCGCTTGTTCGGCAATCCGAAATTTACAATCTCCCGGGCAATCGGATCCAGCAAGATCTGCGGATTGGGCTCGCTGCGAGCCAGCGCCTTGCTCAGGACGGGACGGATACGCAGCGCGAGGTCGTCTTCTTCTAGAGCGGCCTCCAGGACAGGCAGTTCCCACAGCAGCCTTGAAAGCGAATGTACGACTTCGCGCTCAAGATGAATGGGCGAGATCCGGCCTTCCCGCACGCAGGCCTCGGCCAGCCCCGTGCACTTGTCGATAAGGGCCGTCATCATTTCGATGTCACGCGGCGACTTGTCCGATGTCGTTATCGACCCGGAGCGGCGGCGCCACACGCGCGTCGGCATATCGGTCAGTGCGAACTGCGCATCGGAAAACACGGTCTCCAGAACATACAGCCGATCTTCGAACTTCTGCTGTGCCTCGTCGAACCGGATTTCCGAGCTTTCCAGGAAACCGCGCCGATAGATGGACTGCCAGGACGAGACGATGAACTGGAGCTCGGGCATCGCCGCCAGGTTCGTCTTCGGATCTGTCACCTGGAAGAATTTTCTGTCGCGGCCGAGAATCTTGTGAGTCGCGAGCTTTGAGCCGCGTTGTTCATGAATCACGGTCACGCTGTGGCAGACGTCGGCGCCGCTCTTGTGCGCCCAGCTAACATGATGGGCCAATCCACCCGGCAGCAGGAAGTCGTCCGCATCAAGATAGGCGATGTACTCGCCGTTCGCGTTTGCGACACCGGTATTGCGCGCGGCAGACAGGCCCCGGTTCGCTTCGTGCGTGACGATCCGAACCGGATTGGGAAAGCGGCAACCGGACAGGAACGATTGGGAGCGTTCACAGGGGTTGTCGTTGACGATGATGATCTCGAAATCGCGCAGGTCTTCGGCAAGGACAGAATCGACCGCCTGTTTGATGTAGGCGTAGTCCTTGTAGAACGGGATGATGATACTGATAGAAGCCATGCGTTATTCGTCCGGGTATTGTTCGTGTGGTGTGCCGAGATTCAGGTTGTAAAAGCGCGGTGGTTTATATTCATTTTCAATCCCGATCTAATTCTTAGCGCTGATCGTTTCGGCTGGATTTGTCGAGCTTGCGTTTTATTTAATTGTGCAATGCTTCTGGCTGAATGAACTGCGGTTCTGATCCCGATGCCCCTCTTATGGAAGGCGCTCCCGAGTCCGCGCTCTGAAATGGTCGGATAATGAAGTGGGGCTGGCGGTATGCTCTCGTCCTATCGCCCGGAAAACCCGTGGTGCGTCGCGTTTCGAACTGCCTGTTCTCTATCGAGATCCAGTCGTCACGATTTACGTCCCGCGAGCCGTCGACCACCGTAGTCCGACCCCCGTCTCTTGTGGCCGCCGTGGAACGCCGAATTGGACGTTCCGCCACACTTACCATTCATGGGGCCTGCTTACGAATCCCCGCTTGACGCAATGTCAGCTTCCACTGAAGGCCGGCGCTTGCCTGTTCAATCCTGTTATTTGCCCCGGATGGGGGACAGCGTAAAGCACTAATTTGAACGGGTTCAATTGCCTCGCAATGCAGGAAAAACGTTCTGGGGTGAGGGAAGACCCAGCTCCGACGACGCTCTGTCGGATCTCGCGGCAGCGGCCGCCGGCGTTTGTGCGACTTCTCGGCCCGGTCGGACGCACGCCACAACGCGCGAACGCGGGATCGCCTTCAACAAGCCAATCACCCATTGCCGCTGACCCGATCCAGCCGTTCGTGGACCCAGCGGATCGGTTCGTCACGGCGCCCCTTTCTCAAGAAAGAAGCCCGCAATCGACGGCCTGCGGTCCCTCTCAAGCACCGCGCGCTTTCGCGCATTAAGTGCGCACGCCGGCTAACGCGTTCCAGAACTTGTGCGCGCCGTCGTGGTCTGCCACTTTGGCAAGCACCTTATCTGCGGTGGGGTGCAATCCAAATGAACATTCAATCGACAGCCGTTAGAACGGGCAAAGAATCCGGCGGCCTGGATAACGCCGAGTTCGAAGCGATCCGGGCGCTCTATCGGTTTGATCGATCTGTACAGCTGGATCGCTACTACCGGGATGGCGAGGGCATTCCGCTGAAAAGTATTGGAATCTCGATCACCGAGAACTGCCAGCTGAAATGCAGGTGGTGCCATATTGCAGAGATCGGATTCCTCAAGAACTATATGGACAAGGATGATTTTCGCGCGCTGCTTTCATCGTGCGGGCCGTTGGATGATATCCATCTGACCCCTCGCGGAGAGGCCTTCCTTCATCCCGACTTCATGGACATCCTGAAGATCTGCCGGCAAGTGCAGCCTCAGGCGAAAACCCGCGTCATAACGAACGGCATCTATTCCCTGTCTGGCGGCCGGGCGGACCTGCCTGCCTATCTCGACTACGTCGCGTTCTCGGTCGACGGGGCCACCAAGGAGACCTACGAGCTGATCCGGAAGCCGGCGAAGTTCGAGAATTTCCTCGAATCGGTCCGGCGTTTCGTGGCGCACAAGGAGACGCACCAGACGGGCGCCGTCTACAAGTTCATCTTTACCGCAGGAAAGCTAAACCTGCCCGAACTGCCGCAGCTCGTGGAGCTTGCCGCGGAACTCAAGCATATCGAATCCATATTTGTTGCTCCCATGCGCATCAGATTGGGGGCGATGCAGCGCTTTGCTGACGAATTGCTGGATGCGATGGATGACAGTGAGCGCGTCGCGCATCTGGACCGCGCCAAGGCACGCGCCAGGGAACTGGGCATTGGCCTCACCATCGCAAAGAACTGTTATCCGGACCGGTTCGCTCAAACGCGGGACGTCGTCGAGGAGGATGTCGACGAGGAGGACTCGCAGGTCGTGGAATTCGACAACACACCGTTCCTCGAGTTTTGCAACCAGCCCTGGAACGGCGGGATGCGCGTGGGCAAGAGACTATTCCCATGCTGTTACATGCCTGCGGGGCTGCCGCCGGAGCTGAGCCAGGAGCTTGCCGAGCGGTATGGTTTCGGCGAAGAGATCTCCTCCTATGCCGATGCGCATTTGGCCGATTTCTACAACTCGGAAGCATTCTGGCGTTTCCGCCACGACATGATGACCGGTGAGGCAGCCAAGTTCTGCCGCAACTGTACGATCGGGAAGGGCGACTACAAGACCTACGCGCAGAGGGTTGCCCCGCGCCTGGATCCCGCAGCCTTGCAAACGAAGCTGGAAAACCAGAAAAGCGCCTTAGAAAGACAAGGCGCAACAATAAAGCGCCAGAAGCGCACTATCAAAAGGCTGCAGATTCGCGAAAACCGGAATGCGTTTGGGAAATACAGGAAGATTGCTGAAGAGGCGCTGAGGCGGCTTGGGCTATACTCGCGATAGCGTAGTGTTGGCTGGTTTCTCTATGTTTTTCCTATATGAGATACGTTGTCGGCAAATCTGATCTGGTAGGCCAGCGCGTTTTGCGCAATGTCTCTTTCCGCTTCCGTCAGGCGTGATTGGAACGAGCCTGCACTGTCTTCCGAGACGCGCCCCGATGTACTTATCGGTGTCGAGAAGGGGTTGTCTTTCGAATTGGATTGGCCGTTTAATTCTCTCGACAAAGTTGTTCCGACAAAATTTTCAAGATACTTTATCGACGCCTCCGTCGAATGAACCAGATCCTCATATCGCACGAAGGCTACCTGAGGATCGTTTATTAAAGAGCGATGTCTTGCGGCCATACGATTGAAATCGACTTTTACGGTTTCCAATACGTGATCTAGGGTGAACTCCAGGTTTTTCCTGAGAACAACGTCTTTTCGCGACGCGACGACGTCGCGCGGATCGCGGACGATAAAAACGAAATAGGCCTCCGGAAACAATGCTCTGTACTCGTTGAAATACAGGGCGATGTCCGGGTCCTTTAAGACGAGCCCGAATTTGTGTGGCTGATCCCGCAAGAGGTTGGATATTACGTTGTCGATATGCGTTCTGTATATTTGAAGCTTCGTATCTTCGCTTCCGAAATACGCCTGAAAGCGGTCTGGTGTTGCACTATTGTGCCGGACCATCGTCTTTATAATGGTCGTTATTATCGTGCATTCCGGAAATTGAATGTGGTTGTTGCCGCTGCAAAGAATCCTGTTCAGCAGCGTCGTCCCGCTGCGCGCAGGCCCAGTAACGAAAACCAGGCGTTCATATTTATTCTCGCGTCCCCCCGTCTTTTCCATATTGGATACCCAGCCAATGATCTTGTTGCCCAAAGGGCCAACCGCACTATTGAACCTGTTCACCATGTTCTTAGTGACGAAATTCAGCTAGCCCAAGCGAAATCCGCGGCGACGGTTGTCATGCGGCGCCCCGCTCTGAACGAGCTTTCCGCCAACGTCATCGCGCACCAATCACCGCTCTGGACGCAGCCAAAGACGGCTGATCGGAAAAATATATATCGGCTAACAATATTTCCAGCGGCGCCGTCGCATCAACCAACTTTTAGTTGCCGCGGGAAAGATACTCGTCGACCTTCTCGGCGAACCAGGGCGCTACAAGGCGCGCCCCGTCCTCATCCAAATGGTTCCTATCGGCGTAGCTAAACTCGGTTCGAAACAGCGCCATCAATGCCTCCGGCCAAGCCGTCAGTTCGGCGCCGTATTTCTCCTGAAAGCGGGTCATATGCTTCTGCTGAAGCTGATCCTCGTCGATGCTGTTCAGGTTTACGAAAATCACCTTCGTCCCATGTTCTTCAGCCAAGGCAAGAATAGTCTTGGCAACCTTTAGGCTGAACTTATATTTCGGGTTGAACAAATTCTGATTGATCGGGTTGGTGTCCAGTTCGGCCAGCAGTTTATCGACGTTGCTGAACGGGCCTTTCTGCCTGTAACGGCCGAGGGTGGGGTCATAGGCAATATTGCCGTTCAATCCGTCGCATCCCAGCCAGAGGCTTCCCAATCCCGCTTCCAGAGATCCAAGGCGCGCTTCGAACAGCGAAAAGAGGTTCTCGACAACGCTATTCTCTTCGACGTTCAGCGCATAATCGATGAGTTCCGGGCTCTTCAAAACGCCGCTCAGCTTATCGAGCTGTTTCCATTGCGGCTGTCTCCGGGGGTTGCCCATTTCGACGACGATGAGCTTCACCCGCCGGTGTTCGAGCAGATCGGAAAGCATCTGCACCCACGCGAAATTAGAGCCGCCGGGCTTGGCCAGATCGACGATCGACAGAGGCTTGCCCGTGTGCTCCTCGAATACCCTGGCGATTTCGCCGGCATCCACGGCGCGCGCCATCCGCGACGTCCCGAAGAACGCGACATCGACGTCGCGGTCGTCACAGAAGACCGATGCCGCATAGTCCTTGTATTTCGAGCTATAGCGGAAGGCGCTCAGGTCCGGCATCAGAACCATGGCAGCCAGCCCCGCGGCAATGAGTCCGAAGGCGAGGAACGGATAGAAGCGCCTCGATGCGCGCACGCTCTTCTCCGGCGGATTGGCCGGGTCCTTGTCCGGTGCGGGGGAGGGAGGCGCTTTCCGGGACATGTGATCAGAACCGGATCACCGTGGTTCCCCACGACAAGCCGACGCCGAAGCCGGACAGCAGGACCGTACGTCCCGCAAGTTCCCCGGCCTGCTGGAGCCTGTTCAACACGATCGGGATCGTGGAGGAGACCGTGTTACCGGTGTCGGAGATGAATATAGGCACCTTGGCGATATCCAGGCCCATGCGCCGGGCCAGCAGCGTCAGCATGTAGCGGCTCGCCTGGTGGAAAACGAAAAGGTCGACGTCGTCGCGGGTGAGCCCTTCCCGGGCAAGGCAGCGATCGACGGATTCCGGGACCCGCTCGAGCATGAAGTTGAGGATTTCGCGTCCGTTCATATGCAGGCTCGGCGTCGGTTCGCTATCCGCGGGAGACGGCGGTCCCTCGCTCGCAACCGCGCCGTCCAGCTTGGCCCCCTGGAAGCAGAGGTGTTCGGCCCCGCTGCCGTCGGTACCGAAGTCGAAGCTTCCCAGCCTGTCGATACCGTCACGCCTTATGAGGCTGCACGTGGCCCCGTCTCCGAACACGGTAACCGTCGCCTTGTCCCGGCGCCGCATGATCTTCGAATACGGGTCGCAGGTGACGATGAGACCCGAGCGCATCCCGGTGGACAGGAGCGCCCTGGCGACGGACAGGGCGTGGACGTAGCCGGAACAGCCCAGCGACATGTCGAACGCCATGATGGTTGTCGGCAACCCGCAGGCGTTCTGGATCTGGGCGCTCATATGGGGCAGCCGCAGATCGGGCGTCTGCGTTACGGTGATGAGGAAATCGAGATCATCGCCAGCCGTCCCGCCGTCGGAGAGAACCTCACGAACCGCACGCGAGGCGA
Encoded here:
- a CDS encoding glycosyltransferase family 2 protein; the encoded protein is MASISIIIPFYKDYAYIKQAVDSVLAEDLRDFEIIIVNDNPCERSQSFLSGCRFPNPVRIVTHEANRGLSAARNTGVANANGEYIAYLDADDFLLPGGLAHHVSWAHKSGADVCHSVTVIHEQRGSKLATHKILGRDRKFFQVTDPKTNLAAMPELQFIVSSWQSIYRRGFLESSEIRFDEAQQKFEDRLYVLETVFSDAQFALTDMPTRVWRRRSGSITTSDKSPRDIEMMTALIDKCTGLAEACVREGRISPIHLEREVVHSLSRLLWELPVLEAALEEDDLALRIRPVLSKALARSEPNPQILLDPIAREIVNFGLPNKRGELFSPDLATAVWRGIVSQDWDNVRSLQEMARQANAARLPKPEPAGPTPVKTAQSYPDRELIVHVGLHKTGTTHLQRQFVRNDEALRRIGVLFPKTGFVDHRGVSLKPEGTPGHQAIARAITNNDRTVFDELEKEIVDSGCKKIVLSCENLCFPFTTDEVRREYVDRADEFLRAFPNRRVIATIRRSDQYIESIYRERITSVVSTESRNIFEFLVENRNRLLNIREMLEPWSVFSGGNLSLLDYEKLRREDNYFAAFCENIGIDPIAVPSKRAAAKHTYKTPPWDVVELIRILKTCIHDPDRLEATSRSLIHAASFYPSDNRGKYLLSVDDRLDVISDSRNYNQAFFDSLSFHFDYDAIEQELESDRQNWSPPDGIDYRLVETFVSMIQSSDAAASVGPAAAADGPDAAVQALLRSPGASRILVAMMRVYRRTPNSVRRLAKLALTKLYGTGVRSA
- a CDS encoding radical SAM protein yields the protein MNIQSTAVRTGKESGGLDNAEFEAIRALYRFDRSVQLDRYYRDGEGIPLKSIGISITENCQLKCRWCHIAEIGFLKNYMDKDDFRALLSSCGPLDDIHLTPRGEAFLHPDFMDILKICRQVQPQAKTRVITNGIYSLSGGRADLPAYLDYVAFSVDGATKETYELIRKPAKFENFLESVRRFVAHKETHQTGAVYKFIFTAGKLNLPELPQLVELAAELKHIESIFVAPMRIRLGAMQRFADELLDAMDDSERVAHLDRAKARARELGIGLTIAKNCYPDRFAQTRDVVEEDVDEEDSQVVEFDNTPFLEFCNQPWNGGMRVGKRLFPCCYMPAGLPPELSQELAERYGFGEEISSYADAHLADFYNSEAFWRFRHDMMTGEAAKFCRNCTIGKGDYKTYAQRVAPRLDPAALQTKLENQKSALERQGATIKRQKRTIKRLQIRENRNAFGKYRKIAEEALRRLGLYSR
- a CDS encoding sulfotransferase family protein; protein product: MGNKIIGWVSNMEKTGGRENKYERLVFVTGPARSGTTLLNRILCSGNNHIQFPECTIITTIIKTMVRHNSATPDRFQAYFGSEDTKLQIYRTHIDNVISNLLRDQPHKFGLVLKDPDIALYFNEYRALFPEAYFVFIVRDPRDVVASRKDVVLRKNLEFTLDHVLETVKVDFNRMAARHRSLINDPQVAFVRYEDLVHSTEASIKYLENFVGTTLSRELNGQSNSKDNPFSTPISTSGRVSEDSAGSFQSRLTEAERDIAQNALAYQIRFADNVSHIGKT
- a CDS encoding ketoacyl-ACP synthase III; the encoded protein is MIEKIAVALPDWIVDADEVAGWTDSDPQFIREKVGIETRRFLRDDETGCDLASRAVREVLSDGGTAGDDLDFLITVTQTPDLRLPHMSAQIQNACGLPTTIMAFDMSLGCSGYVHALSVARALLSTGMRSGLIVTCDPYSKIMRRRDKATVTVFGDGATCSLIRRDGIDRLGSFDFGTDGSGAEHLCFQGAKLDGAVASEGPPSPADSEPTPSLHMNGREILNFMLERVPESVDRCLAREGLTRDDVDLFVFHQASRYMLTLLARRMGLDIAKVPIFISDTGNTVSSTIPIVLNRLQQAGELAGRTVLLSGFGVGLSWGTTVIRF